In the genome of Laspinema palackyanum D2c, one region contains:
- a CDS encoding ROK family protein — MSIYLGIDIGATTVKLGLFDPEKGVIGKRLDRPCKASEGPDATVNVIKTATSELLQANDLQFKDLKAIGACCPTPIDASGMCVYPTNIDHSWQGVNVRQKLSEALQLPALLLNDGDAAAYREYRVREAQNKASSCMAQFITGTGLGGALIINGKIWSAPAVSAELGHICINSSENADPCGCGARGCVETRASLLGLRNMVKHRQAKGNVPEALQGEHIEVAKTLRRLGQMDDPLSDVVAIWQEYFTSLGIAARNVVNTVGCDLIVISGGAQEKEKTASDGAYQRFKQDAIASIRQGIDQSFPHLTQTRVEWSIDTLLDSAAYGAAQYASVTGNTTL, encoded by the coding sequence ATGAGCATTTACTTGGGGATTGACATTGGTGCTACCACCGTCAAACTGGGATTATTTGATCCAGAAAAAGGGGTCATCGGAAAAAGGTTAGATCGTCCCTGCAAAGCATCTGAGGGTCCCGACGCTACCGTAAATGTGATTAAAACCGCCACCAGTGAGCTACTCCAAGCCAATGATCTACAATTCAAGGATTTAAAAGCCATTGGTGCTTGTTGTCCCACTCCTATTGATGCTTCGGGAATGTGTGTTTATCCCACCAATATTGATCACTCTTGGCAAGGGGTCAACGTCAGGCAAAAACTTTCCGAGGCTCTCCAGTTGCCAGCCCTCCTCCTCAATGATGGAGACGCGGCTGCTTACCGGGAATACAGGGTCCGCGAGGCTCAAAATAAGGCCTCTTCCTGCATGGCTCAGTTTATTACCGGAACCGGATTAGGTGGCGCTTTGATTATCAACGGGAAAATCTGGTCGGCTCCGGCGGTTTCCGCAGAATTGGGTCATATTTGTATTAATAGTTCTGAAAATGCGGATCCCTGCGGATGTGGTGCGAGGGGATGTGTGGAAACGAGAGCCTCTTTATTGGGTCTGAGAAATATGGTTAAACACCGACAGGCTAAGGGGAATGTGCCGGAAGCGTTACAAGGAGAGCATATAGAGGTGGCGAAAACCCTGCGTCGCTTGGGTCAAATGGATGATCCTCTGTCCGATGTTGTCGCGATTTGGCAAGAGTATTTTACAAGCCTGGGTATAGCGGCTCGTAATGTCGTCAATACGGTAGGCTGTGACCTGATTGTGATTTCTGGGGGAGCGCAAGAAAAGGAAAAAACGGCATCCGATGGGGCATATCAACGATTTAAACAGGATGCGATCGCCTCGATTCGTCAGGGAATTGACCAGAGTTTCCCCCATCTCACCCAGACAAGGGTGGAATGGTCTATTGATACGCTCCTAGATAGTGCGGCTTACGGTGCAGCTCAATATGCCAGTGTGACAGGGAATACCACGTTGTAG